In Scylla paramamosain isolate STU-SP2022 chromosome 31, ASM3559412v1, whole genome shotgun sequence, one DNA window encodes the following:
- the LOC135088798 gene encoding EH domain-containing protein 3-like isoform X2 gives MFSWLSKDDAKKRQLQMCETVLEGLKLVYKGKLLPLESHYKFEDFHSPPLSDTDFDAKPMILLVGQYSTGKTTFIRYILEKDFPGIRIGPEPTTDSVVVVMHNQRDGIIPGNALVVDPNKPFRPLSKYGNSFLNRFQCSYANSNVLKGLTIVDTPGILSGEKQRIDRGYDFHSVLEWFAERVDRIILLFDAHKLDISDEFRCFLERLRGQHDKIRIVLNKADMIDHQQLMRVYGALMWSLGKILNTPEVERVYVGSFWNQPLRYDINRTLFEAEEQDLFTDLQALPRNAALRKLNDLIKRARLAKVHAYIISELKKEMPSMFGRENKKKELIKDLASIYEKIQREHQISPGDFPELKRMQDQLQHHDFTKFNVMKPRLLEAVDRMLAEDIARLMAMIPVEEAAVNKEGGIVHGGAFDGVMNDNTVFGFGRGEGADAGAGDPDWIVAKDRFKYDQLFDTLNPVDGKITGSSAKQEMLKSKLPNSVLGKVWKLADVDKDGMLDADEFALAMHLINIKLDGNDLPPELPLHLMPPSKRGFQA, from the exons ATGTTTTCGTGGCTCAGTAAGGACGACGCTAAGAAGCGTCAGTTACAAATGTGCGAGACGGTGCTCGAGGGACTCAAACTTGTCTACAAAGGCAAATTGCTACCCCTAGAATCCCACTACAAGTTTGAGGACTTTCACTCCCCTCCCCTGAGTGACACGGACTTCGATGCCAAGCCCATGATACTGCTGGTGGGCCAGTACTCCACCGGCAAGACCACCTTCATCAGATACATCCTGGAGAAGGACTTCCCAGGCATCAGGATCGGACCGGAGCCGACGACAgacagcgtggtggtggtgatgcacaACCAGCGCGATGGCATCATTCCTGGCAACGCGCTCGTCGTCGACCCTAACAAGCCATTTCGTCCATTAAGCAAGTATGGCAACTCCTTCCTTAACCGCTTTCAGTGCTCCTACGCCAACTCCAACGTGCTCAAGGGCCTCACCATTGTGGACACGCCTGGCATTCTGTCAGGGGAGAAGCAGCGCATTGACAGGGGCTACGATTTCCACTCCGTATTGGAATGGTTTGCCGAGAGAGTGGACCGCATTATTCTCCTATTCGACGCGCACAAGTTGGATATATCAGACGAGTTTCGATGCTTCCTGGAGAGACTGAGGGGCCAGCACGACAAAATAAGGATCGTGCTGAACAAAGCGGACATGATTGACCACCAGCAGCTGATGAGAGTGTACGGGGCGCTCATGTGGTCGCTGGGGAAGATTCTCAACACGCCTGAAGTGGAGAGAGTGTACGTCGGCTCCTTCTGGAATCAGCCTCTCAGATACGACATAAATAGGAC aCTGTTTGAGGCTGAGGAGCAGGACCTTTTCACTGACCTCCAGGCTCTGCCCCGCAATGCCGCCCTCAGGAAGCTGAATGACCTTATCAAGCGGGCACGGCTGGCTAAG GTTCATGCGTACATCATCTCAGAGCTGAAGAAGGAGATGCCATCCATGTTTGgcagagagaacaagaagaaggagctCATCAAGGACTTGGCTTCCATCTATGAGAAGATCCAGAGAGAACACCAGATATCACCTGGAGACTTCCCAGAGCTCAAGAGaatgcag GACCAACTCCAGCACCATGACTTCACCAAATTCAATGTGATGAAGCCCAGACTACTGGAGGCGGTGGACAGAATGTTGGCTGAGGACATTGCGCGCCTCATGGCCATGATTCCTGTGGAGGAGGCAGCGGTCAACAAGGAAGGAGGCATTGTACATG GAGGAGCCTTTGATGGAGTGATGAACGACAACACAGTGTTTGGCTTTGGGCGAGGGGAGGGAGCTGATGCAGGTGCTGGTGACCCTGACTGGATAGTGGCCAAGGACCGCTTCAAGTACGATCAGCTCTTTGACACCCTGAACCCTGTCGATGGCAAAATCACCGGATCAT CCGCCAAGCAAGAGATGTTGAAGTCCAAACTCCCGAACTCAGTGTTGGGAAAGGTGTGGAAGCTGGCTGATGTGGACAAGGACGGCATGCTTGATGCAGACGAGTTTGCGTTGGCGATGCACTTGATAAACATTAAGCTTGATGGCAATGATCTCCCACCTGAGCTGCCCCTCCACCTGATGCCTCCCAGCAAGAGAGGTTTTCAGGCctag
- the LOC135088798 gene encoding EH domain-containing protein 3-like isoform X1, with protein MFSWINRDETKKGSNEVYDNVLQGLRKVYKTKLLPLETTYQFHDFHSPALDDPDFDAKPMILLVGQYSTGKTTFIKYILESDFPGMRIGPEPTTDAFITVMHGETDRVIPGNALVVDSKKPFRPLSKFGNAFLNRFQCSQLSNTVLKGLTIIDTPGILSGEKQWVGRGYDFTGVLEWFAERVDRIVLLFDAHKLDINDEFRRSIEALKAHDDKIRIVLNKADMVDHQQLMRVYGALMWSLGKVLGTPEVARVYIGSFWNEPLRYDVNRRLFEAEEQDLFTDLQALPRNAALRKLNDLIKRARLAKVHAYIISELKKEMPSMFGRENKKKELIKDLASIYEKIQREHQISPGDFPELKRMQDQLQHHDFTKFNVMKPRLLEAVDRMLAEDIARLMAMIPVEEAAVNKEGGIVHGGAFDGVMNDNTVFGFGRGEGADAGAGDPDWIVAKDRFKYDQLFDTLNPVDGKITGSSAKQEMLKSKLPNSVLGKVWKLADVDKDGMLDADEFALAMHLINIKLDGNDLPPELPLHLMPPSKRGFQA; from the exons atgtTTTCCTGGATCAACAGGGACGAAACTAAAAAGGGTTCAAACGAAGTGTACGACAATGTGCTACAAGGCCTCAGGAAGGTGtacaagaccaaactcctgcccCTGGAGACCACCTACCAGTTCCATGACTTCCACTCGCCAGCTTTGGATGACCCAGACTTTGATGCCAAGCCCATGATACTGCTAGTGGGCCAGTACTCCACGGGCAAGACGACATTCATCAAATACATCTTGGAGAGCGATTTCCCGGGCATGAGGATAGGGCCAGAACCCACCACAGATGCCTTCATTACAGTCATGCATGGGGAGACAGACCGAGTCATACCTGGAAACGCGTTGGTGGTTGACTCGAAAAAGCCCTTCAGACCTTTATCCAAGTTCGGTAACGCCTTCCTCAACCGGTTCCAGTGCTCCCAGCTGAGTAACACGGTGCTGAAGGGCCTCACCATCATAGACACCCCGGGTATCTTGTCCGGGGAGAAGCAGTGGGTGGGGCGTGGCTATGATTTCACAGGTGTCTTGGAGTGGTTCGCTGAAAGGGTCGACAGAATAGTCCTCCTCTTTGATGCTCACAAACTGGATATCAATGACGAGTTCAGAAGGTCCATAGAAGCTCTTAAAGCCCACGATGATAAGATCCGTATAGTGTTGAACAAAGCTGATATGGTGGACCATCAGCAGCTCATGAGGGTGTATGGTGCCCTCATGTGGTCCCTGGGCAAGGTTTTAGGGACCCCCGAGGTGGCCAGGGTCTACATTGGCTCCTTCTGGAATGAACCTCTCAGATATGATGTCAACAGGAG aCTGTTTGAGGCTGAGGAGCAGGACCTTTTCACTGACCTCCAGGCTCTGCCCCGCAATGCCGCCCTCAGGAAGCTGAATGACCTTATCAAGCGGGCACGGCTGGCTAAG GTTCATGCGTACATCATCTCAGAGCTGAAGAAGGAGATGCCATCCATGTTTGgcagagagaacaagaagaaggagctCATCAAGGACTTGGCTTCCATCTATGAGAAGATCCAGAGAGAACACCAGATATCACCTGGAGACTTCCCAGAGCTCAAGAGaatgcag GACCAACTCCAGCACCATGACTTCACCAAATTCAATGTGATGAAGCCCAGACTACTGGAGGCGGTGGACAGAATGTTGGCTGAGGACATTGCGCGCCTCATGGCCATGATTCCTGTGGAGGAGGCAGCGGTCAACAAGGAAGGAGGCATTGTACATG GAGGAGCCTTTGATGGAGTGATGAACGACAACACAGTGTTTGGCTTTGGGCGAGGGGAGGGAGCTGATGCAGGTGCTGGTGACCCTGACTGGATAGTGGCCAAGGACCGCTTCAAGTACGATCAGCTCTTTGACACCCTGAACCCTGTCGATGGCAAAATCACCGGATCAT CCGCCAAGCAAGAGATGTTGAAGTCCAAACTCCCGAACTCAGTGTTGGGAAAGGTGTGGAAGCTGGCTGATGTGGACAAGGACGGCATGCTTGATGCAGACGAGTTTGCGTTGGCGATGCACTTGATAAACATTAAGCTTGATGGCAATGATCTCCCACCTGAGCTGCCCCTCCACCTGATGCCTCCCAGCAAGAGAGGTTTTCAGGCctag